The Populus alba chromosome 4, ASM523922v2, whole genome shotgun sequence genome contains a region encoding:
- the LOC118056005 gene encoding pentatricopeptide repeat-containing protein At1g52640, mitochondrial, whose amino-acid sequence MAMRSLTSKTRTLHSLFQSLCTSKSHSHRHPLSTLTPLNQNPPLPGLVNEISRILSDQRNPHHDLETSLNAFSSKISTNLVEQVLKRCKNLGFSAHRFFLWAKRIPGFEHSKESYHILVDILGTSRQFAILWDFLIEMRESHDFEINQEIIWLVFRSYSRANLPSDAIRAFDRMAEFGLRPSVDDLDKLLYVLCKCKHVKCAQQFFDRVKHKFEAKAKTYSILVRGWGDIGEAVEARKVFDEMLGRGCALDVLAYNSLLEALCKGGNVDEAYKMFREIGSHGVEPDACSFAIFIRAYCEANNIHSVFSVLDRMKRYDLVPNVFTYNCIIKKLCKNGKVEDAYQLLNEMMERGVSPDAWSYNTILAYHCDHSEVNRATKLISIMVKDNCLPDRHSYNMLLKLLVRVGRFDRATEIWESMGERGFYPSVSTYSVMIHGLCKKKGKLEEACRYFETMIDGGIPPYASTIEMLRNRLIGFGLLDHIEILAAKMERGTSCSIQELAKEMRGNKACVRSRNEETELESE is encoded by the coding sequence atggccATGAGATCCCTCACCTCAAAAACCAGAACCTTACACTCTCTCTTTCAGTCTCTCTGCACCTCCAAATCCCACAGTCATCGCCATCCTCTCTCTACTCTCACTCCACTAAACCAAAACCCACCATTACCAGGCCTTGTGAACGAGATATCTCGCATTCTCAGCGACCAAAGAAACCCCCACCATGACTTGGAGACCTCTCTAAACGCATTCTCTTCAAAAATATCCACAAACTTGGTAGAACAAGTCTTAAAACGTTGCAAGAATCTTGGGTTCTCAGCCCACAGGTTCTTTCTTTGGGCTAAAAGAATTCCGGGTTTTGAACATAGCAAAGAGAGCTATCACATTTTGGTGGATATATTAGGTACTAGCAGGCAGTTTGCAATATTATGGGATTTCTTGATTGAAATGAGAGAATCTCATGATTTCGAAATAAACCAAGAAATTATCTGGCTTGTTTTTAGATCCTATAGCAGAGCTAATTTGCCAAGTGATGCTATTCGTGCATTTGATAGAATGGCTGAGTTTGGTCTAAGGCCCAGTGTTGATGATCTTGATAAACTTTTATATGTATTATGCAAATGCAAGCATGTGAAATGTGCCCAGCAGTTTTTTGATAGAGTTAAGCATAAGTTCGAGGCTAAAGCAAAAACTTACAGCATTTTGGTGAGGGGGTGGGGTGACATTGGGGAAGCAGTAGAAGCGCGTaaggtgtttgatgaaatgcttGGCCGAGGATGTGCCTTGGATGTGCTTGCATATAATAGCTTGTTAGAAGCTTTGTGCAAGGGAGGGAATGTTGATGAAGCGTATAAGATGTTTCGAGAAATTGGTTCACATGGAGTTGAGCCTGATGCATGTAGTTTTGCCATATTCATTCGTGCATATTGCGAGGCAAACAATATTCATTCTGTTTTCAGTGTGCTCGATAGAATGAAGAGATACGATCTCGTACCAAATGTCTTCACTTATAATTGTATTATCAAGAAACTTTGCAAGAATGGAAAGGTGGAAGATGCTTATCAACTTTTGAATGAGATGATGGAGAGGGGAGTTAGCCCAGATGCATGGAGTTACAATACAATCTTAGCTTACCATTGTGATCACTCAGAGGTTAATAGGGCAACCAAGTTGATATCTATAATGGTTAAAGATAATTGCTTGCCTGATAGGCATAGTTACAACATGTTGCTAAAATTGCTTGTAAGAGTAGGAAGATTTGATAGAGCAACTGAAATTTGGGAGAGCATGGGCGAGAGGGGATTTTATCCTTCAGTCTCAACTTACTCTGTCATGATTCATGGTTTGTGCAAGAAGAAGGGAAAACTAGAGGAGGCATGCAGATACTTTGAGACAATGATTGATGGAGGAATACCGCCATATGCTTCTACCATTGAGATGTTGAGAAACCGGCTAATAGGGTTTGGACTCCTGGATCACATTGAGATACTTGCAGCTAAAATGGAGCGAGGCACTTCTTGTTCTATACAAGAGCTGGCAAAAGAAATGAGGGGCAATAAGGCTTGTGTGAGATCTAGGAATGAAGAAACGGAGCTTGAAAGTGAGTAA